One genomic region from Impatiens glandulifera unplaced genomic scaffold, dImpGla2.1, whole genome shotgun sequence encodes:
- the LOC124917797 gene encoding probable esterase KAI2, with translation MGIVEEAHNVKIIGSGEQTVVLCHGFGTDQSCWKHLIPHLVEDYRVVLFDKMGAGTTNPDYFDFGRYGSLEGYAYDLLAILEELKIESCIYVGHSVSAMIGVIASVSRPDLFNKLIMLSGSPRYLNDVDYFGGFDQEDLDQLFEAMQSNYKAWCAGFAPLAVGGDMESMSVQEFSRTLFNMRPDIALSIAQTIFYSDYRQLLPHVTVPCHIIQSVKDLAVPVVISEYLHQNLGSNNIVEVMSTDGHLPQLSSPDVLVPVLLRHIRSNIVV, from the exons ATGGGTATAGTGGAAGAAGCACATAACGTGAAGATTATTGGGTCCGGCGAGCAAACAGTAGTACTCTGCCATGGCTTCGGAACGGACCAATCGTGCTGGAAACACCTGATTCCTCATTTAGTTGAGGATTATAGGGTGGTTTTGTTCGATAAGATGGGCGCCGGCACCACCAATCCAGATTACTTTGATTTTGGCCGGTACGGTAGTCTAGAGGGATATGCTTATGATCTACTTGCTATATTAGAAGAGTTGAAGATTGAATCTTGCATTTATGTCGGCCATTCTGTTTCGGCTATGATTGGTGTCATCGCCTCCGTCAGCCGTCCTGACCTCTTCAATAAGCTCATCATGCTCTCCGGCTCTCCAAG GTACTTGAATGATGTAGACTACTTTGGAGGATTTGATCAAGAAGATTTGGACCAATTATTCGAGGCTATGCAATCGAACTACAAGGCGTGGTGCGCAGGGTTCGCGCCACTAGCAGTTGGCGGCGACATGGAATCAATGTCGGTGCAGGAATTCAGTCGAACCCTTTTCAACATGAGGCCAGATATTGCTCTAAGCATAGCTCAAACTATCTTCTATAGTGATTACCGTCAACTCCTCCCTCATGTCACAGTTCCTTGTCATATCATCCAAAGTGTTAAGGATTTGGCTGTGCCAGTTGTGATTTCGGAATACCTTCATCAGAATTTAGGTTCGAATAACATTGTTGAAGTTATGTCGACAGATGGTCATCTTCCACAACTAAGCTCTCCTGATGTTTTAGTTCCCGTGCTTTTACGCCACATTCGTTCTAATATTGTTGTTTGA